GTTGCAAAATCTACGGCTGACGCAATGTCAACTGGATAGCCACCATCATCACCAACGGCCACTAGGCGTATTGCCCCCTCGCAATTTTCCTTCGCAGAAATGGCCAGGCGGTATTCAATGCCATTTTTTGTTTTTTGAGCAAAGCCGCGAAATCTTATCAGGGAGGTATTAATACGCATGCCCTCACTGTCACCCGTCTTTGTTCCCGTTCCTTTACCGGGTTTTCCTCCACCCGATTCCTGCGGCTTTTCCTGCAGTATTTTATCAATCTGTTTATTCGTAACCTGGCTTTTGCGCACAATCACGTCCGGTATAATCTCAGCTGATTTTTTATCCGCACCGACCTCTCGCCCAGATTCTATATCTGACGCTTGACCAGTCTCTTCAATTGCATTACTGCTATCTGACGGCATGTAATCGCGCTCTTCCGTGTCAGGCAAATAACGGTCTAGGCCGGGGATGTCCTCTGGTTCGCTTGTAATCGATTCCGACATTAAACGCAGAGAGTCTTTTACAAATGCTTCAAGTTCAGACATGGCTGCGGTTCCATTCTTTGCGCGATTTCGATCCCATTTATCATGGGCGGGTGGCTCAAGATCACGCAACATCGCATTGCCTTTGTCATTTTCACATATAAAAACCCCGGAGTAGGGTTCGCGCAGTACTCGGTAACCGCGCTCGAATACTAGCATTTTTGGCTTGCGAACCATCATTACTTGCCCAGGAAAACCGTCCTCTTTTCTAACATACAAAGATACTTCACCCAAATGCTTCAATTCTTTGGAGAACGTTTGCGTGGGATTTGTAACCGCTTCATAATAATACCGGGCGTCAAGTGCATCGTACTTATCAAGGCAATACCCTATGTTTGCTTCATTAATCACGACTTCAGCGCCATCGCGAACGACAACCTCAAGATTTCCATGAAAAATCGAAAGCCAGAAGTTATGAAGAACTGAACGAATTAATTTTCCCTCCCACTCTTCATCTGATTCATAGCCCATTACAAAAATATCGGTGCCACGTTCTGTGCGCGTAAGAAACTCTGGAATAAGTGCTTCATCTCGAATTGCATGCCTTTCCAAACCAAAGAACCCAACTCCCTGACGTATATCCCCTTCGTCATCGCAATGACTCACAAGACGAGCCTTACCCTGACACACAAGCTGACCTTGGTCATTCACACTCACATAAAATGCTGTACGCAATGAAGATGCTGCAATCGGCGCACCCTTGCCTATTCCGAATGATCCACCAGTAGCTCCTTTTGCGGAGCTTACGCCTGTCGCCTTAACAAGGCGGTACCAGTTGCCGTTAGTGTCATCGTCTGCACCGGAAAGTCCCTTTGTATTAAAATCGCTGATTTTTAAAACGCTTAACTTTTTAGCCTTGAGTGTTTCAATCGCTTTTGTAAAAAACGCCTCTGCTCGATCCTGCCCCTTTGATCGCTCTCGGCAACGCAGAATGCGATCAAGCAGTTCATCTCGGCCTGAGAGCTGATTTGTTGGAATTGTAAAACGTTCAAAAACTACAACAACCGGCTTTTTGTTATCGAGTCGGGCATCTACCGAATTTTGTATTGCCTCGCGTGCGATGTATTTTTCATGGTCGCCCTGAAAATACTCGAGTTGTGAATCAGAAAACCCCTGTTCTTCTCCGCCACCAGTGCTCGGAAAAAACCATTCAGGAGAAATTCCATCACCAGCAGCTGTTTCTTTCTGCATAAATGTTATATTTACAATTTGAATTCTTTTTCCTTATTAGGAAATGTAAACTTAGACTTAGTTTCCCTAACCTTGCGCTCTATTTCAGAAAATATTTTGTTCACATCCTCCTCCGTATAATCGTAATGACTTCTATTCGAACAATTGCCCAGAATTTTTATGCGTCGCAAAACTTCGTTTGTTCGCATAACCCCGAGTCTTTTAAAATTTTCTCTTCGTTTATCCATATATGAACTAATTATATAAATATACTGATTATAATGTATATATAGCGCATATTTACAAAAATGTCAATGCCAATACATAAAAACCCCTTAGCTAGGGGTTTTTATTAAAAAATCTTTGATTTTTTCTAAAGTCCTTTCCGTCGATTTTTTCAATTGATGCTCCCAAACCCTGAGCAATTGCCACCCATCACGACGCAAAACTACGCGGTTCTTTTTATCTCTAGCCATATTGGCCAAAATTTTTTCCCGCCAATATTCTTTTGGTATCCGGCCTTGCAATTTTTCAAACCTATAACCATGCCAAAAATCTCCGTCAATAAAAACAGCAAGTTTCTTCGATGGCACCGCGATGTCAGGTCGGCCCTTAACTTTATCATAGTGCTTTTGAAAATAAATTTTGTTTTTCCTCAAGTAAGAAAAAACGAGTTTTTCGATGCCTGTGTTTTTTGAGCGTATTCGCGACATAATGTCGCTGCGCTTTTCTCTTGAAAATACATCGGCCATGCGACTAAGACTCAAGGGCAATCCTTATGTTTTCAGCTATACGGGCAATTACCGGCACTGTTACGGAATTGCCGATTTGTTTATACAGATGAATATCTGATTGGCTCCTTGGAAAGACGAATGATTCGGGCAACCCCTGAAGGCGCGCGCACTCCCGGGGGGTTAACTTTCTAATGCCACGCGAATCTCTAACAATTGGAACGTTGTGCCCGCCCATCCCCATGCTGGCTGTTAGCGTTGGACAGACGCCATTTTTATTTTCCCTTACATAAACTCGACGATACTGATATACCCTGTCTTTACGCTTCACTGCCTCTTTAAGCTTTGGGTAAATAAATTCATTAGTTTTATCATAATAAAATTTACCGTCAACATTTTTTTCAAGAATAGAAAACAGCGACTTTGTGAGCGGTTTTTTGTCCGGGAAACGAAAATTCATTAACTTCCTAGGAGATCGAAAACCGACAATATATATCCTCTCCCTTGCTTGAGGAACATTCCCGTACTCCATGCTATTAAGAACTTGGGCTTTCATAAAATAACCTGCGTCCCTTAACACATCCTGAACTTTTTTAAATGTTTTTTCATCGTCATGGTACTGAAGATGTTTAACATTTTCCAAAAATACGGCTTCTGGCTTCCTGGCTTTTAATATTTCGATAACTGCAAATAAAAGATTTCCCCTGCCTTCGTCCTCAAAACCTCGCTTATGCCCAGCAACAGAAAAAGGCTGACATGGAAAACCGCCCAATAATATATCAAAGTTTTTTGGTATTCG
The DNA window shown above is from Candidatus Falkowbacteria bacterium and carries:
- a CDS encoding very short patch repair endonuclease yields the protein MADVFSREKRSDIMSRIRSKNTGIEKLVFSYLRKNKIYFQKHYDKVKGRPDIAVPSKKLAVFIDGDFWHGYRFEKLQGRIPKEYWREKILANMARDKKNRVVLRRDGWQLLRVWEHQLKKSTERTLEKIKDFLIKTPS
- the dcm gene encoding DNA (cytosine-5-)-methyltransferase; its protein translation is MAKKIDKFKAIDLFAGIGGVRMGFESAGFECIYSNDFDKWAAETYRHNFGEIDETSLLDVVMPENIKRIPKNFDILLGGFPCQPFSVAGHKRGFEDEGRGNLLFAVIEILKARKPEAVFLENVKHLQYHDDEKTFKKVQDVLRDAGYFMKAQVLNSMEYGNVPQARERIYIVGFRSPRKLMNFRFPDKKPLTKSLFSILEKNVDGKFYYDKTNEFIYPKLKEAVKRKDRVYQYRRVYVRENKNGVCPTLTASMGMGGHNVPIVRDSRGIRKLTPRECARLQGLPESFVFPRSQSDIHLYKQIGNSVTVPVIARIAENIRIALES